From a single Streptomyces liliifuscus genomic region:
- a CDS encoding VMAP-C domain-containing protein, whose protein sequence is MTWFGPSRDGRSADARGALVRVLSTDHARTAGAGVYLSGRRLLTCAHVVNVALGLRSLSPHDPGKVALDVAFPVLSAVGARRARLVAWIPPRSHQYGPVADGSLEWDGDLAVLELDEEPPPPVGPVRWLEMERGQQVRAWYGGGQPFSYADVRVGAYDGGIGYLDGHLSGAAVDDGYSGGMLWSVADGAAVGLVMGRITAPDEPLSAQHTVRRSWGLGWQSVLRELSQAGAVPEPYLVDLRARSASVSVSAEDESVRDMMVGPLHTLLGDPTARAAHATALATELGLRAPVDGTAPTVEELARLLVGTERALPTLTESLAPTVDDPRGRTELDRLLALGRLTETARLLSVAEHRVLLGKLEHLAQHDPGLLPRAATAALPYTDLPQSLQAARLAPHAVPAVLRELESWYGDGSPVPDETPRLPALLRVVEYVAAETGGLACRVLQEWSGRVAARLGIHASALRERRADAARWSERATVTGARVLVELDRYAKDPAGHYRCSVWRLRGDGTAARAVTESDRPRTGREIARLVREVAGGAEGAQDGVALVAVSVPPDALELSVDEWDGASADEYIPAPLGEDFHLVLRCPKLRRRSRTGAGDLNRRWNARNESDTLHADHRTGGRAGLIGLLKTTHRDTARVLLHGSAEHRGELLPVCLVMGVPIVLWDRGASGPGDGTRLAELVPEGPVDGLPERVRHFRVRAYADGAAAVRPTLVWEDTELPLPDELQLADPSDGTEQAI, encoded by the coding sequence GTGACGTGGTTCGGGCCGTCGCGCGACGGCCGCTCCGCCGATGCCCGCGGAGCGCTGGTGCGGGTCCTGTCCACGGACCACGCGCGGACCGCGGGCGCCGGCGTGTACCTCTCCGGCCGCAGACTCCTGACCTGCGCCCATGTCGTCAACGTGGCGCTCGGGCTGCGCAGCCTCAGCCCGCACGACCCGGGAAAGGTCGCACTAGACGTCGCCTTCCCTGTGCTCTCCGCGGTCGGCGCCCGAAGAGCCCGCCTGGTGGCGTGGATACCGCCGCGCTCCCACCAGTACGGACCGGTGGCCGACGGTTCCCTGGAGTGGGACGGCGATCTGGCCGTACTGGAGCTGGACGAGGAGCCACCGCCGCCCGTGGGCCCGGTCCGCTGGCTGGAGATGGAGCGGGGCCAGCAGGTCAGGGCGTGGTACGGCGGCGGCCAGCCGTTCTCGTACGCGGATGTCCGCGTCGGCGCCTACGACGGCGGGATCGGCTATCTCGACGGTCATCTGTCGGGCGCCGCGGTCGACGACGGCTACAGCGGCGGCATGCTGTGGTCGGTGGCCGACGGGGCGGCCGTCGGTCTGGTCATGGGACGGATCACCGCCCCCGACGAACCGCTGTCGGCCCAGCACACCGTGCGGCGCAGCTGGGGTCTCGGCTGGCAGTCGGTGCTGCGGGAGCTGTCACAGGCCGGCGCCGTTCCCGAGCCGTATCTGGTGGATCTGCGGGCCCGGTCCGCGTCCGTGTCGGTGTCCGCCGAGGACGAGTCGGTGCGGGACATGATGGTCGGCCCCCTGCACACCCTGCTCGGCGACCCCACGGCGCGGGCCGCCCACGCGACGGCGCTGGCCACCGAGCTCGGCCTGCGGGCCCCGGTCGACGGCACGGCTCCCACCGTGGAGGAGCTGGCCCGGCTGCTCGTCGGTACGGAGCGGGCGCTGCCCACCCTCACCGAGTCGCTCGCGCCCACGGTGGACGACCCGCGCGGGCGGACCGAGCTGGACCGGCTGCTGGCCCTGGGCCGGCTCACCGAGACCGCCCGTCTGCTGTCCGTGGCCGAACACCGGGTGCTGCTGGGCAAGTTGGAACACCTCGCGCAACACGACCCGGGCCTGCTGCCCCGGGCCGCGACCGCCGCTCTGCCGTACACCGATCTGCCGCAGTCGCTGCAGGCGGCCCGGCTCGCCCCGCACGCCGTACCGGCGGTGCTGCGCGAGCTGGAGAGCTGGTACGGCGACGGGTCGCCCGTGCCCGACGAGACGCCGCGCCTTCCGGCGCTGCTGCGGGTCGTGGAGTACGTGGCGGCGGAGACCGGGGGCCTCGCCTGCCGGGTCCTCCAGGAGTGGAGCGGCCGGGTCGCCGCCCGGCTCGGCATCCACGCGTCGGCGCTGCGGGAGCGGCGGGCGGACGCCGCGCGCTGGTCCGAGCGGGCGACCGTCACCGGCGCCCGTGTCCTGGTGGAGCTCGACCGGTACGCCAAGGACCCGGCCGGCCACTACCGCTGCTCGGTGTGGCGGCTGCGGGGCGACGGCACCGCAGCGCGGGCCGTCACGGAGTCCGACCGGCCGCGTACGGGACGGGAGATAGCGCGTCTCGTACGGGAGGTGGCGGGCGGCGCGGAAGGGGCGCAGGACGGTGTCGCGCTGGTCGCCGTGTCCGTGCCGCCGGACGCGCTGGAGCTGTCGGTGGACGAGTGGGACGGGGCGAGCGCCGACGAGTACATCCCGGCGCCGCTGGGCGAGGACTTCCATCTCGTCCTGCGCTGCCCGAAACTGCGGCGCCGGTCGCGCACGGGCGCCGGTGATCTCAACCGGCGCTGGAACGCGCGCAACGAGAGCGACACCCTGCACGCGGACCACAGGACGGGCGGCAGGGCCGGACTGATCGGGCTCCTGAAGACAACCCACCGGGACACCGCCCGCGTCCTTCTGCATGGATCCGCCGAACACCGGGGCGAGTTGCTGCCCGTCTGTCTCGTGATGGGGGTTCCCATCGTGCTCTGGGACCGCGGGGCCTCGGGTCCCGGCGACGGCACCCGGCTCGCCGAGCTGGTTCCGGAGGGGCCGGTGGACGGACTCCCGGAACGCGTACGGCACTTCAGGGTCCGTGCGTACGCGGACGGGGCGGCCGCGGTGCGGCCCACGCTGGTGTGGGAGGACACGGAGTTGCCCCTGCCCGACGAGTTGCAGCTGGCCGACCCTTCGGACGGAACGGAGCAGGCGATATGA
- a CDS encoding AAA family ATPase — MTENEEWRLFRGDRVARQVEFPKAPPWRQFSDGAGTRPRHRPYLIGRTEADVVSAALHLRRPLLVTGHPGTGKSSLAHAIAHELSLGPVLQWPVNSRSVLKDALYGYDAIGRLRETHLRQERGDPEPDIGTYVRLGPLGTALVPHDRPRMLLVDELDKGDVDLPNDLLTVFEEGEFEIPELSRLPDARSEIQVLTHGSDGERVTVTRGLVRCREFPVVVITSNGERDFPPAFMRRCVRLDLPDPDEARLRDIVAAHLGEEALSGVDDLLYAFLNRRAPGELATDQLLNAVFLRRGGVDLNAEGLLDAVLHRLGGTI, encoded by the coding sequence ATGACGGAGAACGAGGAGTGGCGGCTGTTCCGCGGGGACCGCGTGGCCCGGCAGGTGGAGTTCCCCAAGGCGCCGCCCTGGCGGCAGTTCTCGGACGGGGCGGGCACCCGTCCGCGGCACCGCCCGTATCTCATCGGCCGTACGGAGGCGGACGTGGTGAGCGCGGCGCTGCATCTGCGCCGTCCGCTCCTCGTCACCGGGCATCCAGGCACCGGCAAGTCCTCCCTCGCGCACGCCATCGCGCACGAGTTGTCCCTCGGCCCGGTTCTGCAGTGGCCCGTCAACAGCCGTTCCGTCCTGAAGGACGCCCTCTACGGATACGACGCGATCGGCAGGCTCCGCGAGACGCATCTGCGGCAGGAGCGCGGCGACCCCGAGCCCGACATCGGTACGTATGTGCGGCTCGGCCCGCTGGGTACGGCCCTGGTGCCGCACGACCGGCCGCGAATGCTGCTGGTGGACGAGCTCGACAAGGGCGATGTGGACCTGCCCAACGACCTGCTGACCGTGTTCGAGGAGGGCGAGTTCGAGATACCGGAGCTGTCCCGGCTGCCGGACGCGCGGTCCGAGATCCAGGTGCTCACGCACGGCTCGGACGGTGAACGGGTCACGGTGACGCGCGGCCTGGTGCGCTGCCGGGAGTTCCCGGTCGTCGTGATCACCAGCAACGGCGAACGGGACTTTCCGCCCGCCTTCATGCGCCGCTGCGTACGGCTGGATCTGCCGGACCCCGACGAGGCGCGTCTGCGGGACATCGTCGCCGCGCATCTGGGCGAGGAGGCGCTGTCCGGTGTGGACGACCTCCTCTACGCCTTCCTCAACCGCCGCGCTCCGGGCGAGCTCGCCACGGACCAGCTGCTCAACGCCGTGTTCCTGCGCAGGGGCGGGGTCGATCTGAACGCGGAGGGACTTCTGGACGCCGTGCTGCACCGCCTCGGCGGGACGATCTAG
- a CDS encoding SAV_2336 N-terminal domain-related protein, whose product MSRDGQGPRAPDGPRGGAEPSPPPPLGELGRLAGQNLSIHELLDVLWLAARLPADGTAPLARALSPDSVRRAGPGAPDGSQTAPGTAGPDAAERSAPMPSSSPQPPPPAQLLGALHAAAAARSAPEFAELGAEGRRGGPGDGALPVRVPEEKALGQDELRIGRALRLLKQPQPGPLKREFDEDATAEAMAETGLPDVVTRPARQRWLDLTLLIDDGISMLLWRRLASELRALLERLGAFRDIRVHGLDTRSATAPLLRARPFDPHAPLLSPASVADPSGGTLVLVISDGVGACWRDGRLRTALERWARQGPTAIMHALPAHLWDGSAIRSEPWLVTTRRRGAANDTWEVTDPLLPPGLGDEFNGVPVPVLEPYPPAIAAWARLVASPGASAQLPLLAPLHTKGPRGRAGTRAAEASDAVLRFRDAASPQAYRLAAHLAAVSPLTVPVMRLVQAAVPWRADTAHLAEVFLGGLMRQVEPVDEGLPVQHRRFGFPSDAQEILLDTASPIDLLRTTRAVTDRLRTLVGRSPDFPAWLAHPSGTGELLPGTRPFAWLEDRLLTHLGARPMAPAPPRPTEYEQVTLPSGLEAAPSWLPLRLQDLHSLGPYALLQRDGISGRPTAYIGEGEDGQQVLLRVSSSFASPVARELLEVERRVLRRMDGVYAPALVASDLEGLPTPWLALRLDTLSNGLPAPTLRAVLDAAGPLPGTPLFVWLGWNLARALSRCHHKGIVHGSLTPGTVLVTESTVHVISWTSARIDGAWNTSMSSMPANSPYRAPEVTYWGESRIAAGDVYSFGAILLQAATGRSWRWYERDALMATPEFAELDENVAELLLRCLLPEPEGRPTAREVADVLGELLPGGAEWEHIGDEDEEDPGEPDDTGGPEDDSEQWMRTVRTPLERPLRIALIGVRDGVGCTTTTMMLGAVLADQRQERVLAIDADRHMGRHVRIGSRVFRNTLANLSDLAGSLDEVRRFEDLQLFLSPHRSGLQVLANDSVSHPSAIGQYTDVDFRRVARATQEYFDLTLIDTDKFLPVLLEQADRVVIVSRADPAGVTQAQQAMDRLVTLDMPDLIRESVVVLNHSRPAAGWTLDAGSIRGLRSRCRGVVTVPRDGHLTMGSTVELSWLTPDVYKAYLRLAALLLGPRPAFP is encoded by the coding sequence GTGTCGCGCGACGGGCAGGGTCCTCGTGCCCCGGACGGGCCGCGCGGCGGCGCCGAGCCGTCGCCGCCGCCTCCCCTGGGCGAGCTCGGCCGGCTCGCGGGCCAGAACCTGTCCATCCATGAGCTTCTCGACGTGCTGTGGCTGGCGGCCCGGCTCCCCGCGGACGGCACGGCACCGCTCGCGCGTGCCCTGTCACCGGATTCCGTCCGCCGTGCCGGTCCCGGCGCACCGGACGGCTCACAGACGGCGCCGGGGACGGCCGGACCCGACGCCGCGGAGCGCTCCGCCCCGATGCCGTCGTCCTCGCCCCAACCGCCGCCGCCCGCCCAGCTCCTGGGGGCGCTGCACGCGGCCGCGGCGGCCCGCAGCGCGCCGGAGTTCGCCGAGCTCGGAGCGGAGGGCCGGCGCGGTGGGCCCGGCGACGGCGCGCTTCCCGTACGCGTTCCGGAGGAGAAGGCGCTCGGGCAGGACGAGCTCCGTATCGGTCGTGCCCTTCGGCTGCTCAAGCAGCCCCAACCCGGGCCGCTGAAGCGGGAGTTCGACGAGGACGCCACGGCGGAGGCGATGGCCGAGACGGGGCTGCCCGATGTGGTCACCCGGCCGGCCCGGCAGCGCTGGCTGGATCTGACGCTGCTCATCGACGACGGCATCTCGATGCTGCTGTGGCGGCGTCTCGCCTCGGAGCTGCGGGCCCTGCTCGAACGGCTGGGCGCGTTCCGTGACATCCGGGTGCACGGTCTCGACACCAGGTCGGCGACGGCTCCCCTGCTGCGGGCCCGCCCCTTCGACCCGCACGCGCCCCTGCTGTCGCCCGCCTCGGTGGCCGACCCCTCGGGCGGCACGCTCGTGCTGGTGATCAGCGACGGCGTCGGGGCCTGCTGGCGGGACGGACGGCTGAGGACGGCCCTCGAACGCTGGGCGCGCCAGGGGCCGACGGCGATCATGCACGCCCTTCCGGCGCACCTGTGGGACGGGTCGGCGATCCGCTCGGAACCGTGGCTGGTGACGACCCGGCGGCGCGGGGCCGCCAACGACACCTGGGAGGTGACCGACCCGCTGCTCCCGCCGGGGCTCGGCGACGAGTTCAACGGTGTCCCGGTGCCCGTGCTCGAACCGTATCCGCCGGCCATCGCGGCCTGGGCGCGGCTGGTGGCGTCGCCCGGTGCCAGTGCGCAGCTGCCGCTGCTGGCGCCCCTGCACACGAAGGGGCCCCGCGGCCGCGCCGGGACCCGCGCCGCGGAGGCCTCGGACGCCGTCCTCAGGTTCCGGGACGCCGCTTCGCCGCAGGCCTATCGGCTCGCGGCCCATCTCGCCGCGGTGTCGCCGCTGACGGTGCCCGTGATGCGTCTCGTCCAGGCGGCCGTGCCGTGGCGGGCCGACACCGCGCATCTGGCCGAGGTGTTCCTCGGCGGGCTGATGCGCCAGGTGGAGCCGGTCGACGAGGGACTCCCGGTCCAGCACCGCAGGTTCGGCTTCCCCAGCGACGCCCAGGAGATCCTGCTCGACACGGCGTCCCCGATCGACCTGCTGCGGACGACCAGGGCCGTCACGGATCGTCTGCGCACCCTCGTGGGCCGCTCCCCCGACTTCCCGGCGTGGCTCGCGCACCCGTCCGGAACGGGTGAACTCCTCCCCGGAACACGTCCGTTCGCCTGGCTGGAGGACCGCCTCCTGACCCACCTGGGCGCCCGGCCGATGGCTCCGGCGCCGCCGCGGCCCACGGAGTACGAGCAGGTGACCCTGCCGTCCGGGCTGGAGGCCGCCCCGTCCTGGCTGCCCCTGCGGCTCCAGGACCTGCACTCCCTCGGCCCGTACGCGCTCCTGCAGCGGGACGGGATCAGCGGCAGGCCCACTGCGTACATCGGGGAGGGCGAGGACGGACAGCAGGTGCTGCTGCGGGTGTCCTCGTCGTTCGCCTCGCCGGTGGCCCGGGAGTTGCTGGAGGTCGAGCGGCGCGTGCTGCGCCGTATGGACGGGGTGTACGCGCCCGCCCTGGTGGCCAGCGATCTGGAGGGGCTGCCCACGCCCTGGCTCGCGCTGCGTCTGGACACCCTGAGCAACGGTCTGCCGGCTCCGACGCTCAGGGCTGTGCTCGACGCCGCCGGACCGCTGCCCGGTACTCCGCTGTTCGTCTGGCTGGGCTGGAATCTGGCGCGGGCCCTGAGCCGCTGTCACCACAAGGGCATCGTCCACGGCTCGCTGACGCCCGGCACGGTCCTGGTGACCGAGTCGACCGTGCACGTCATCAGCTGGACGTCGGCCCGCATCGACGGCGCCTGGAACACCTCGATGTCGTCCATGCCGGCCAACTCCCCCTACCGCGCGCCAGAGGTGACGTACTGGGGCGAGTCCCGGATCGCGGCGGGTGACGTGTACTCGTTCGGGGCGATCCTGCTGCAGGCCGCGACGGGCCGGTCCTGGCGCTGGTACGAGCGCGACGCGCTGATGGCGACCCCGGAGTTCGCGGAACTCGACGAGAACGTGGCCGAGTTGCTGCTGCGGTGTCTGCTGCCCGAGCCGGAGGGACGGCCGACCGCACGTGAAGTCGCGGACGTGCTCGGCGAGTTGCTGCCGGGCGGCGCGGAGTGGGAACACATCGGCGACGAGGACGAGGAGGACCCCGGCGAACCGGACGACACCGGCGGACCGGAGGACGACAGCGAGCAGTGGATGCGAACCGTCCGGACTCCGCTCGAACGCCCCCTGCGGATCGCGCTCATCGGCGTCAGGGACGGCGTGGGCTGCACCACGACCACGATGATGCTCGGAGCGGTCCTGGCCGACCAGCGACAGGAGCGGGTGCTCGCGATCGACGCCGACCGGCACATGGGCCGCCATGTCCGCATCGGCAGTCGCGTCTTCCGCAACACCCTGGCGAACCTGTCCGACCTGGCCGGATCCCTGGACGAGGTACGGCGGTTCGAGGATCTGCAGCTGTTCCTGTCCCCGCACCGCTCGGGACTCCAGGTACTGGCCAACGACTCCGTGTCCCACCCTTCGGCCATCGGCCAGTACACGGACGTCGACTTCCGCCGCGTGGCACGGGCGACGCAGGAGTACTTCGACCTCACGCTCATCGACACCGACAAGTTCCTGCCGGTGCTCCTCGAACAGGCGGACCGCGTGGTCATCGTCTCGCGGGCCGACCCCGCGGGCGTGACACAGGCCCAGCAGGCCATGGACCGCCTGGTCACCCTCGACATGCCGGACCTGATCCGGGAGTCCGTGGTCGTGCTCAACCACAGCCGGCCGGCCGCCGGCTGGACCCTCGACGCCGGCAGCATCCGCGGACTGCGCTCCCGCTGCCGCGGCGTGGTCACGGTCCCCCGCGACGGTCACCTCACCATGGGCAGCACGGTCGAACTGTCCTGGCTGACCCCGGACGTCTACAAGGCCTACCTACGCCTCGCGGCCCTGCTCCTGGGACCACGCCCGGCGTTCCCCTGA
- a CDS encoding SIR2 family NAD-dependent protein deacylase gives MNKPLVALLSGAGVSTDSGIPDYRGPNGLWQRDPEAQKLVTYEYYMGDPEIRRRSWQMRRKNRTLQAQPNAAHLAVAELEKSGVPVRVITQNVDGLHQLAGMPTRKVLELHGSARSFVCTKCHARGPMEDALARVEAGEEDPPCLECGGILKSATVFFGERLDPVVLGEAVAITKACQIFIAVGTTLQVQPAAGLAGIAADHDARLIIVNAEPTPYDDRADEVVREPIGTALPAMLRRLSTDSD, from the coding sequence ATGAACAAGCCGCTCGTGGCCCTGCTCAGTGGCGCAGGTGTATCCACCGACTCCGGAATCCCCGATTATCGCGGTCCGAACGGGCTGTGGCAGCGGGATCCCGAGGCGCAGAAGCTCGTGACGTACGAGTACTACATGGGTGACCCGGAGATCCGGCGCCGGTCGTGGCAGATGCGGCGGAAGAACCGCACGCTGCAGGCGCAGCCGAACGCCGCGCACCTGGCCGTGGCCGAGCTGGAGAAGTCCGGCGTGCCGGTGCGGGTCATCACACAGAACGTGGACGGGCTCCACCAGCTGGCCGGCATGCCCACGCGCAAGGTGCTCGAACTGCACGGCAGCGCACGGAGTTTCGTGTGTACGAAGTGTCATGCGCGCGGGCCGATGGAGGACGCCCTCGCCCGGGTCGAGGCCGGGGAGGAGGACCCGCCGTGCCTGGAGTGCGGCGGCATCCTGAAGTCGGCGACGGTGTTCTTCGGCGAGCGGCTCGACCCCGTCGTCCTCGGCGAGGCCGTCGCCATCACCAAGGCCTGCCAGATCTTCATCGCCGTCGGCACCACCCTCCAGGTCCAGCCCGCAGCCGGCCTCGCCGGAATCGCCGCCGACCACGACGCCCGCCTCATCATCGTCAACGCCGAACCGACCCCGTACGACGACCGCGCCGACGAAGTCGTCCGGGAGCCGATCGGCACCGCACTGCCTGCGATGTTGCGCCGACTGAGCACGGACAGCGACTGA
- a CDS encoding pentapeptide repeat-containing protein, with product MPGCRPAAGLAYAGPLSRRTGIPSRCLAERKFDHKGDMAASDLQVWTGIVGTFATVGVSVLGVLNFQRKQDRSAAVGSAFREIVESLASDNKTQQMAAAILMRRFFDGNSEQGAGRTPYASEAVAVIAGLLREAETDQIQKVLADGLRYAPSLSRADLQGCNLARAFLGYREGDKKVVDLTHADLFEADLSGASLRGVNASGAVFYRATLVNAVLANGVLTGADFREARLTGATFDGARLTGAQFLGASDIPANVSCLLDSNGKVVSEEPV from the coding sequence GTGCCCGGCTGCCGCCCTGCGGCCGGGCTCGCCTACGCTGGTCCACTGTCTCGAAGAACCGGCATTCCTTCGAGGTGTCTCGCAGAGCGCAAATTTGACCATAAGGGTGATATGGCGGCAAGTGACCTGCAGGTCTGGACCGGAATCGTGGGAACGTTTGCCACCGTCGGCGTCAGTGTTCTTGGAGTACTGAACTTCCAGCGGAAACAGGACAGGTCCGCAGCGGTCGGGTCGGCGTTCAGGGAAATCGTGGAATCCCTGGCGTCGGACAACAAGACCCAGCAGATGGCCGCGGCGATTCTGATGCGCCGGTTCTTCGACGGCAACTCGGAACAGGGTGCCGGTCGTACGCCCTACGCGAGTGAGGCCGTGGCGGTCATCGCCGGACTGCTCCGGGAAGCCGAAACGGATCAGATTCAGAAGGTCCTCGCCGATGGGCTGAGATACGCGCCGTCGCTCTCCCGGGCCGACCTGCAGGGGTGCAACTTGGCGCGCGCCTTCCTCGGATACAGGGAGGGCGACAAGAAGGTCGTCGATCTCACGCACGCCGACCTCTTCGAAGCCGATCTCAGCGGTGCCTCCTTGCGGGGCGTCAACGCGTCCGGGGCGGTCTTCTACCGCGCGACTCTCGTGAACGCCGTGCTGGCGAACGGCGTCCTGACCGGCGCCGATTTTCGAGAGGCCCGGTTGACGGGCGCCACCTTCGACGGCGCTCGTCTCACTGGCGCGCAGTTCCTCGGCGCCTCGGACATTCCGGCCAATGTGTCGTGCTTATTGGACTCGAATGGAAAAGTAGTCAGCGAAGAGCCCGTATGA
- a CDS encoding methylated-DNA--[protein]-cysteine S-methyltransferase — protein MKQHTVIDSPYGPLTLVATDGVLSGLYMTDQRHRPPEETFGDPDDTPFTEVSDELRAYFAGELKEFTVQLHLDGTPFQRSVWAQLQKIPYGETRSYGELADALGNPNASRAVGLANGKNPLGIIVPCHRVVGANGSLTGYGGGLERKRQLLDFERGEADTALF, from the coding sequence GTGAAACAGCACACCGTGATCGACAGCCCCTACGGCCCGCTCACCCTCGTCGCCACCGACGGCGTCCTGTCCGGCCTCTACATGACCGACCAGCGCCACCGCCCACCCGAGGAGACCTTCGGCGACCCTGACGACACACCCTTCACCGAGGTGAGCGACGAGCTACGGGCCTATTTCGCGGGCGAGTTGAAGGAGTTCACCGTCCAACTCCACCTGGACGGGACCCCGTTCCAGCGTTCCGTCTGGGCTCAGCTCCAGAAGATCCCGTACGGCGAGACCCGTTCGTACGGCGAACTCGCCGACGCCCTCGGCAACCCGAACGCATCCCGCGCGGTCGGCCTCGCCAACGGCAAGAACCCCCTCGGGATCATCGTGCCCTGCCACCGCGTCGTCGGCGCCAACGGCAGCCTGACCGGCTACGGCGGCGGCCTGGAACGCAAGCGACAACTGCTGGACTTCGAACGGGGAGAGGCGGACACCGCACTGTTCTGA